In Sylvia atricapilla isolate bSylAtr1 chromosome 25, bSylAtr1.pri, whole genome shotgun sequence, a genomic segment contains:
- the TULP1 gene encoding tubby-related protein 1, whose protein sequence is MKSKEDKSDPESKTKSAKSTKKEPMSMFQVKKEKKSKKKAATSSDEEDDSDSSTKPIRSEKKKNPASLFQTGGDPPKEKKSKKKVPPKGAESEEETPETLQKNSNKKGKAKKSKKQKEERPPSPVIEVDNLEEFVLQPAPQGVTVKCRVTRDKKGMDRGLYPTYYLHLDNDKKVFLLAGRKRKKSKTSNYLISIDPTDLSRGGDNFIGKLRSNLMGTRFTVFDNGANPDRANADWSNVRQELSAVVYETNVLGFKGPRKMTVIIPGMNADCERVPIRPRNDNDGLLMRWQNRNMDNVIELHNKAPVWNDETQSYVLNFHGRVTHASVKNFQIVHSSDPDYIVMQFGRVADDAFTMDYNYPLCAVQAFAIALSSFDGKLACE, encoded by the exons ATGAAGTCGAAAG AAGACAAGAGTGACCCTGAGAGCAAAACCAAATCTGCCAAAAGCACCAAGAAGGAGCCGATGTCCATGTTCCAGgtgaagaaggagaagaaaagcaagaagaaag CCGCCACCAGCAGTGACGAGGAGGATGATTCTGACTCCAGCACTAAACCCATTAGgtcagagaagaagaaaaacccagcaTCCCTCTTTCAGACTGGTGGGGACCccccaaaagagaaaaaatctaaaaagaaag TTCCTCCCAAAGGGGCTGAGAGTGAGGAGGAGACCCCGGAGACCCTGCAGAAAAACTCCAACAAGAAGgggaaagcaaagaaatcaaagaag cagaaggaggagaggCCCCCATCCCCTGTCATCGAGGTGGACAACCTGGAGGAGTTTGTGCTGCAGCCGGCGCCGCAGGGAGTGACCGTCAAATGCCGGGTGACACGGGACAAGAAGGGCATGGACAGGGGGCTTTACCCCACCTATTACCTCCACTTGGACAATGACAAGAAG gTGTTCCTCCTTGCTGGGAGGAAGCGTAAGAAGAGCAAAACCTCCAACTACCTCATCTCCATCGACCCCACAGACCTGTCACGGGGTGGAGACAACTTCATCGGGAAGCTGAG ATCCAACCTGATGGGGACGAGGTTCACCGTGTTTGACAACGGCGCCAACCCCGACAGGGCCAACGCTGACTGGTCCAACGTGCGGCAGGAGCTCTCGGCCGTGGTCTAC GAGACCAATGTTTTAGGGTTCAAAGGCCCCCGGAAGATGACTGTCATCATCCCTGGGATGAATGCTGACTGTGAGAGGGTGCCCATCCGGCCCCGGAAC GACAACGACGGCCTCCTGATGCGATGGCAGAACAGGAACATGGACAACGTGATCGAGCTGCACAACAAAGCCCCAGTGTGGAACGACGAGACCCAATCCTACGTCCTCAATTTCCATGGCCGGGTCACCCACGCCTCCGTCAAAAATTTCCAGATCGTGCACAGCAGTGACC CCGACTACATCGTGATGCAGTTTGGGCGTGTGGCGGACGACGCCTTCACCATGGACTACAACTACCCCCTGTGTGCCGTGCAGGCCTTTGCCATCGCCCTCTCCAGCTTCGATGGGAAGCTGGCCTGCGAGTAG